From Alteromonas sp. RKMC-009, one genomic window encodes:
- a CDS encoding helix-turn-helix transcriptional regulator — protein MDYNVDNETIDFDKLIIEIYDAALTRKWGRVLAQCNKVFLANKTFLVLRDVINDREVAWRMKTAGDGCPSFPPEVDLSSLSALKPFFFRLHEGDIFDTCSPAFRSSEHFTAIAGKVLTPLDAEKTLAALVLRDERYEAYLGVCRPEQDDDFSKYEEVAFKRLVPHFVRAARFFRDEEIFRQQRQLAQGVYEHIKTAFVVCDSQLRVQACNSQAEQYLNSGKAVALNKKRLVFAMQHQHTRFCDKVQACLSGAEKDEVVHVVDDNVDVIEIFHIHRLASQAEEERREPLAVINIVTRGKPDWQNIQSCYALNKREVLIARMLYKCASYRDIAAAAGLTPGDVEIQVQRLIKAMGVKSEENLIDKLAMFSGTAPKFA, from the coding sequence CCCGTAAATGGGGCAGGGTGCTGGCGCAGTGCAATAAAGTGTTTCTGGCCAACAAAACATTTCTTGTACTGCGAGATGTGATCAACGACAGAGAAGTTGCCTGGCGTATGAAGACTGCCGGTGATGGTTGCCCGTCCTTTCCCCCAGAAGTGGATTTATCTTCACTTTCCGCCCTTAAACCTTTTTTCTTCCGGCTCCATGAAGGGGATATCTTTGATACCTGTTCACCCGCATTTCGAAGTTCAGAACATTTTACTGCGATTGCAGGAAAAGTACTGACTCCGCTGGATGCAGAAAAAACACTGGCAGCACTGGTGTTGCGGGACGAACGCTACGAAGCTTATCTTGGTGTATGCCGTCCGGAGCAGGACGACGATTTTTCAAAATACGAAGAAGTTGCTTTCAAACGTTTAGTGCCGCACTTTGTCCGTGCAGCCCGTTTCTTCCGTGATGAAGAAATATTTCGTCAGCAAAGACAACTGGCGCAGGGCGTTTACGAGCACATCAAAACGGCGTTTGTGGTTTGCGACAGCCAGTTAAGGGTGCAGGCCTGTAACAGTCAGGCAGAGCAATACCTGAATTCAGGTAAAGCCGTTGCGCTCAACAAAAAACGCCTCGTTTTTGCTATGCAGCACCAGCACACCCGCTTTTGCGATAAAGTTCAGGCTTGCCTCTCCGGAGCTGAGAAGGACGAGGTGGTGCACGTTGTTGATGATAACGTGGACGTGATTGAAATTTTCCATATTCACCGGCTTGCCTCTCAGGCAGAAGAGGAGCGGCGTGAGCCGTTAGCCGTTATTAATATTGTGACCAGAGGAAAACCGGACTGGCAGAACATTCAGTCTTGCTACGCGCTGAACAAGCGGGAAGTATTGATCGCGCGCATGTTGTATAAGTGCGCTTCCTACCGGGATATTGCTGCCGCTGCGGGACTGACCCCCGGAGACGTGGAAATTCAGGTACAACGTCTGATAAAAGCCATGGGCGTTAAAAGTGAAGAAAACCTTATTGATAAGCTGGCCATGTTTTCCGGTACCGCACCGAAGTTCGCTTAA
- a CDS encoding YihY/virulence factor BrkB family protein: protein MLAWWQILKRTYSKQNAHNLSLVAAGVAFYFLLAVFPLLTAVISLYGLLVTPEQLQSHMAHLVDVVPADSRYIVEEQLTKLTGNSDFALSWGVSLSLLLTIWSSSKGANALITACNITYNEPHGRMFLKGLLARLVLTIGIIAFVIAALLCISVLPEWISYLAGSVLNEKAATWLTWPVLIFLFNIALAALYRYGPHRRPAKWRWVTVGSAFASLVWVIASFAFSVYLNEFASYNKTYGSLGGIVILLMWFYLSAYIILLGAELNSATEYQTDKDSTAGEEKPKGERGAYVADHSPSDSQTK, encoded by the coding sequence ATGCTGGCGTGGTGGCAAATCCTTAAACGCACTTACAGCAAACAAAATGCACATAATTTATCGCTGGTCGCCGCCGGAGTGGCTTTCTATTTCCTGCTCGCCGTATTCCCCTTGCTTACTGCCGTTATCTCTCTGTATGGTTTGCTGGTCACACCGGAGCAGCTGCAAAGCCACATGGCACATCTGGTGGATGTGGTGCCTGCTGACAGCCGTTACATTGTTGAGGAGCAACTGACCAAACTCACTGGAAATTCTGACTTTGCGCTCAGTTGGGGGGTCTCATTGAGCTTGCTGCTGACAATCTGGAGCAGCAGTAAAGGTGCGAACGCGCTGATCACGGCATGCAACATTACCTACAACGAACCCCACGGCAGAATGTTCCTGAAAGGTTTGCTGGCGCGGCTGGTACTGACCATTGGTATTATCGCCTTCGTGATTGCTGCGTTACTGTGTATTTCCGTGTTGCCCGAATGGATAAGCTACTTAGCCGGTTCTGTACTCAACGAAAAAGCGGCAACCTGGCTCACCTGGCCTGTACTTATATTCCTGTTTAATATCGCTCTGGCAGCACTGTACCGGTACGGACCCCACCGGAGACCGGCAAAATGGCGCTGGGTTACCGTGGGCTCGGCGTTTGCTTCGCTGGTGTGGGTGATTGCGTCCTTTGCGTTTTCTGTATATCTGAACGAATTTGCTTCGTATAACAAAACCTACGGCTCACTGGGAGGGATTGTCATTCTGTTGATGTGGTTCTACCTGAGTGCTTACATCATCTTGCTCGGCGCGGAACTCAATTCAGCTACCGAATACCAGACCGATAAAGACAGCACTGCCGGTGAGGAAAAGCCGAAAGGAGAGCGGGGGGCTTACGTGGCTGACCATTCCCCTTCCGATAGTCAGACGAAGTGA
- a CDS encoding CsbD family protein, which translates to MNSDRIEGNWKELKGKVQQQWGKLTDDDVDKIDGRREELVGKIQKAYGKSRDEAEKEVDRYFN; encoded by the coding sequence ATGAACAGCGATCGTATCGAAGGCAACTGGAAAGAGTTAAAAGGTAAAGTTCAGCAACAGTGGGGTAAACTCACCGACGATGATGTAGATAAAATTGATGGCCGCCGTGAAGAACTGGTCGGCAAAATTCAGAAAGCTTACGGTAAAAGCCGCGATGAAGCTGAAAAAGAAGTGGACCGTTACTTCAACTAG
- the cysE gene encoding serine O-acetyltransferase has protein sequence MQVSTRNAGFWLTLKSEAQHIADNEPLLASYIHACILTHHNFESSLSFILANKMADDVMPAIAIREVFDEAYLLEPSITEAAIEDIKAVFNRDAAVKDYLTPLLYFKGFHAVQTHRMAHYLWQRGRHQLALFLQSRNSETFGVDIHPAAKIGKGVMFDHATGIVVGETAVVEDNVSILQSVTLGGTGNESGDRHPKVRQGVLVGAGAKILGNIEIGEGSKVGAGSVVLNDVPPHVTVVGVPAKVVGKPACQRPCDSMRQNFLEDSEAATGK, from the coding sequence ATGCAAGTATCAACAAGAAACGCCGGCTTCTGGCTTACGCTCAAAAGCGAAGCGCAGCACATTGCTGACAACGAACCTTTGCTGGCGAGTTATATACATGCATGTATTCTGACCCATCATAATTTTGAGTCTTCACTGAGCTTTATTCTGGCGAATAAAATGGCTGACGATGTGATGCCGGCCATTGCTATCCGTGAAGTGTTTGATGAAGCCTACCTGCTTGAACCGTCCATCACGGAAGCGGCCATTGAAGACATCAAAGCTGTGTTTAACCGTGATGCAGCGGTGAAAGACTACTTAACGCCTTTGTTGTATTTTAAGGGTTTTCACGCTGTGCAAACTCACCGTATGGCACATTACCTGTGGCAGCGGGGCCGTCATCAGCTGGCATTGTTTTTACAAAGCCGGAATTCAGAAACATTCGGCGTCGACATTCATCCCGCTGCAAAGATTGGTAAAGGGGTGATGTTTGATCACGCTACCGGCATTGTGGTGGGTGAAACCGCAGTGGTAGAAGACAATGTCAGTATTTTGCAGAGTGTAACGCTGGGCGGGACGGGTAATGAATCCGGCGACCGTCATCCGAAAGTGCGCCAGGGTGTGCTGGTAGGTGCCGGTGCAAAAATTCTCGGCAATATTGAAATTGGTGAAGGGTCAAAAGTGGGAGCCGGCAGTGTGGTGCTGAACGATGTGCCGCCGCATGTGACTGTGGTCGGTGTGCCCGCTAAAGTTGTGGGTAAACCGGCCTGCCAGCGCCCCTGCGATTCCATGCGCCAGAATTTCCTCGAAGACAGCGAAGCTGCAACCGGTAAATAG
- a CDS encoding HAD-IA family hydrolase, with product MRFYRPLAPVKAMTFDLDDTLYNNDPIIKRAEATLKHYIAAEYPQTAKLSPQEWTDIKRGLIKAQPALASDMGQLRMHTLRQALEQDIQDPEALEAAAKACFDCFYDARSDFTLDDSVHSVLAQLAEKMPLIAITNGNVDPHKTGLSAYFNVVLHASVTRPAKPSAHMFDEAAAMLSLAPGQILHVGDNLEKDVMGAVKAGYQAAWLAANRDMLLNREAATLLPHVELSSLDELLAFT from the coding sequence ATGCGATTTTACCGGCCTTTAGCACCAGTGAAAGCCATGACTTTCGATCTGGACGATACACTTTATAACAATGACCCCATTATCAAACGGGCAGAAGCAACCCTTAAGCATTATATTGCTGCGGAATATCCGCAAACGGCAAAGCTTTCGCCGCAGGAATGGACAGATATAAAGCGGGGTCTGATTAAGGCACAACCCGCGCTGGCTTCAGATATGGGTCAGTTGCGTATGCATACTCTCAGGCAGGCGCTGGAACAGGATATTCAGGATCCCGAAGCACTTGAGGCAGCCGCGAAAGCGTGTTTTGACTGCTTTTATGACGCCCGCAGCGATTTCACTTTGGATGACAGCGTTCACAGCGTACTGGCTCAACTGGCAGAGAAAATGCCGCTGATTGCGATAACCAATGGCAATGTTGACCCGCATAAAACCGGACTGTCAGCGTACTTTAATGTGGTGTTGCACGCCAGTGTAACCCGTCCGGCCAAGCCGTCCGCTCATATGTTCGATGAAGCGGCGGCGATGCTGTCGTTAGCCCCGGGCCAGATTTTACACGTGGGTGATAATCTGGAAAAAGACGTTATGGGTGCAGTGAAAGCGGGATATCAGGCGGCATGGCTTGCAGCAAACCGCGACATGCTCCTGAACCGTGAGGCAGCCACATTGCTTCCTCATGTGGAATTATCGTCGCTGGATGAATTGCTGGCGTTTACCTGA
- the xerC gene encoding tyrosine recombinase XerC, whose translation MQPAAPEPRLSDACQQWLDKFLLHLDIERGLSEHTVSNYRRQLTAIATELALEDWSGLTPSDVKRVMAIAKRQGKHARSIALQLSALRTFCHYLMRNEQLFSNPVEGIQAPKQGKPLPKQISVDDMQQLLSSPQDEGIECRDMAMAELLYGCGLRLNELTGLRLADCQGDGTLKVTGKGNKQRILPLGRTATKALNAWLKVRGQYASPYEPAVFVSKRGTRISNRQVANRLNQLAQSQNMNQTVHPHKLRHSFATHVLESSGDLRAVQELLGHANLSTTQVYTHLDFQHLAKVYDNAHPRARKK comes from the coding sequence ATGCAACCGGCGGCGCCCGAACCTCGCCTCAGTGATGCATGCCAGCAATGGCTGGACAAATTTCTTTTGCATCTCGATATCGAGCGGGGATTATCGGAGCATACCGTTTCCAATTATCGCCGCCAGCTTACCGCCATTGCCACTGAACTGGCCCTTGAAGACTGGTCCGGACTGACGCCTTCAGATGTTAAGCGGGTCATGGCCATCGCCAAACGACAGGGCAAGCACGCCCGCTCCATCGCGTTACAGCTTTCTGCCCTGCGAACATTCTGTCATTACCTGATGCGTAACGAACAACTGTTCAGCAACCCCGTTGAGGGTATTCAGGCGCCGAAACAGGGCAAGCCTCTGCCAAAGCAAATCAGCGTGGATGACATGCAACAGTTATTGTCTTCGCCACAGGATGAAGGTATAGAATGTCGCGATATGGCAATGGCCGAATTACTCTACGGATGCGGGTTACGCCTGAATGAACTGACCGGCCTGCGCCTGGCTGATTGTCAGGGCGACGGGACGCTTAAAGTGACCGGTAAGGGAAATAAGCAGCGCATCCTGCCACTTGGACGCACGGCGACCAAAGCCCTGAATGCCTGGTTAAAAGTACGGGGCCAGTATGCATCGCCCTATGAGCCGGCCGTGTTTGTGAGCAAACGGGGGACGAGGATCTCAAACCGTCAGGTGGCAAACCGTCTCAATCAGTTAGCTCAGTCTCAGAATATGAATCAGACTGTGCATCCACATAAACTGCGCCATTCCTTTGCTACTCACGTATTAGAATCAAGCGGTGATCTGCGGGCAGTGCAGGAATTGCTTGGTCATGCGAACTTATCGACCACGCAGGTTTATACGCATCTGGATTTTCAGCACCTGGCAAAGGTGTACGATAACGCGCACCCCCGCGCCCGGAAGAAATAA
- a CDS encoding DUF484 family protein, which produces MSDASGQSKRPVTLEPNYDEAFGLTAEEVRAFLLKHPDFFANNPDILERLVIPHEEKGAVSLVERQSEQLRKKVRQLNYKLNQLIGVAKQNEKIYRVYTDLNVELLRCKSVSEIQYKLESVLQERLNLHSVVLQLFKGPHAMQELQRRLIIEKRFKDSTFFFGRLSQHERQVIFGEETAESVALILLGDNHDMGILAVGSDDASHFTPDMDTLLLKQLQEVLNITMPGMLGY; this is translated from the coding sequence ATGAGTGATGCTTCAGGTCAAAGTAAAAGACCGGTAACACTGGAACCCAATTACGACGAAGCGTTTGGACTGACAGCAGAAGAAGTGCGTGCTTTTTTATTAAAGCATCCCGACTTTTTCGCCAATAATCCGGACATTCTTGAACGGTTGGTGATTCCTCATGAGGAAAAAGGGGCTGTATCTTTAGTTGAACGCCAGAGCGAACAGCTTCGCAAGAAGGTACGTCAGCTAAATTATAAACTCAACCAGCTCATCGGCGTGGCCAAACAAAACGAGAAAATTTACCGCGTTTATACGGATCTGAATGTCGAACTGTTACGCTGTAAATCTGTATCGGAAATCCAGTACAAACTGGAATCTGTTCTGCAGGAACGTCTTAATCTTCACTCAGTAGTGTTGCAACTGTTTAAAGGCCCTCATGCCATGCAGGAGCTGCAACGCAGACTCATTATCGAAAAACGCTTTAAAGACAGTACCTTCTTCTTCGGCCGTTTAAGCCAGCACGAAAGACAAGTGATCTTCGGTGAAGAAACCGCTGAATCTGTCGCACTGATTTTACTGGGTGACAATCACGATATGGGCATTCTGGCTGTAGGCTCTGACGATGCCTCCCACTTTACGCCGGATATGGATACTCTGCTGCTGAAACAGTTGCAGGAAGTGCTGAACATTACCATGCCGGGCATGCTGGGATATTAA
- the dapF gene encoding diaminopimelate epimerase, translated as MQVQFSKMHGLGNDFVVIDNVTQNVFFSKEKIQQLADRHFGIGFDQLLLVEPPYDPEQDFHYRIFNADGSEVSQCGNGARCFARFVKMKGLINRNKIKVSTKAGKMVLYLEKDGQVTVNMGVPDFEPARVPLVANKQEKTYIFRVEERTVFLGAVSMGNPHCVMEVDDVDTAGVHEVGPLLERHERFPEGVNVGFMQILSKDHVKLRVFERGAGETLACGSGACAAVAVGQVQGKLDKEVRVDLPGGSLRIRWQGEDSALKMTGPAEHIYDGQINL; from the coding sequence ATGCAAGTTCAATTTTCCAAAATGCACGGGCTGGGCAACGACTTCGTTGTCATCGATAACGTTACCCAGAACGTTTTCTTTTCAAAGGAGAAGATTCAGCAACTCGCTGATCGGCACTTTGGTATTGGCTTTGACCAGCTGTTGCTGGTAGAACCTCCCTATGATCCTGAACAGGATTTTCATTACCGCATCTTCAATGCAGACGGCTCGGAAGTTTCCCAGTGTGGAAACGGAGCCCGTTGTTTTGCCCGTTTCGTCAAAATGAAAGGGTTAATCAACCGCAATAAAATTAAGGTCAGCACCAAGGCAGGAAAAATGGTGTTGTACCTGGAAAAAGACGGACAGGTCACCGTGAACATGGGTGTACCTGACTTTGAACCAGCCAGAGTACCTCTGGTCGCCAATAAACAGGAAAAGACCTACATTTTCCGTGTTGAGGAACGTACAGTATTTTTAGGCGCCGTTTCCATGGGTAACCCCCATTGTGTAATGGAAGTCGACGATGTCGATACCGCCGGTGTGCATGAAGTCGGCCCGTTACTGGAACGTCACGAACGTTTTCCGGAAGGGGTGAACGTTGGCTTTATGCAAATACTGTCGAAAGACCATGTGAAGCTCAGGGTATTCGAACGTGGCGCAGGGGAAACCCTGGCGTGCGGCAGCGGCGCATGTGCCGCTGTAGCGGTCGGACAGGTTCAGGGAAAATTGGATAAGGAAGTCAGGGTAGATTTACCCGGCGGCAGTTTACGTATTCGCTGGCAGGGCGAGGACTCGGCACTCAAGATGACCGGGCCCGCTGAGCACATTTACGACGGACAGATTAATCTATGA
- the lysA gene encoding diaminopimelate decarboxylase, whose product MDFFAFQNGRLFAEDVAVSDIAKAHGTPAYIYSRATLERHWHAFDQALGGHPHLICYAVKANSNLGVLSVLAKLGSGFDIVSGGELARVLEAGGDAKKVVFSGVGKKPEEIRYALEKGILCFNVESEPELERINSVAAEMGVKAPISLRINPDVDAKTHPYISTGLKANKFGIPRERAVATYELAASLSNLEVKGMDCHIGSQLTSIEPFVDALERLLKLIDELAAKGITISHLDVGGGLGVTYNNETPPHPKEYAAAMVEKMAGRENLKMIMEPGRAIAANAGIMITEVEFVKEGDEKHFAIVDAAMNDLIRPSLYSAWQNIVRVEQETDATPRIYDVVGPICETGDFIGKDRELAIKPGDLLAVRSAGAYGFVMASNYNSRCRPPEIMVDGDQVIVVRERENQKDLWKGECKLT is encoded by the coding sequence ATGGATTTTTTCGCTTTTCAAAACGGGCGACTGTTTGCTGAAGATGTAGCAGTATCTGACATCGCTAAAGCACACGGTACACCCGCGTATATTTATTCCCGCGCCACCCTTGAGCGTCACTGGCATGCATTTGACCAGGCACTGGGCGGACACCCTCACCTGATTTGTTACGCCGTAAAAGCCAATTCAAACTTAGGCGTGCTGAGCGTCCTGGCAAAATTAGGTTCAGGCTTTGACATCGTATCCGGCGGGGAACTGGCACGGGTACTGGAAGCCGGTGGTGATGCAAAGAAAGTGGTATTTTCCGGTGTAGGCAAAAAGCCTGAAGAAATTCGTTATGCGCTGGAGAAAGGCATTCTGTGTTTCAACGTTGAGTCTGAACCGGAACTGGAGCGCATTAACAGCGTTGCCGCAGAAATGGGCGTAAAAGCTCCTATTTCATTGCGTATTAATCCGGATGTGGACGCCAAAACTCACCCGTATATCTCCACGGGACTGAAAGCGAATAAATTTGGTATTCCCCGCGAACGTGCCGTTGCGACTTACGAACTGGCCGCCAGTCTGTCAAACCTTGAAGTAAAGGGCATGGACTGCCACATTGGTTCTCAGCTGACCTCTATTGAGCCGTTTGTTGATGCCCTTGAAAGATTATTAAAGCTCATTGATGAGCTTGCCGCTAAAGGTATTACCATTTCCCACCTTGATGTGGGTGGTGGCCTGGGCGTGACTTACAATAACGAAACACCGCCTCATCCGAAAGAATACGCCGCCGCCATGGTAGAAAAGATGGCTGGCCGCGAAAACTTAAAGATGATCATGGAGCCCGGCCGCGCTATTGCTGCGAATGCCGGCATTATGATCACCGAAGTTGAATTCGTGAAAGAAGGCGATGAAAAACACTTCGCCATCGTTGACGCTGCGATGAATGATTTAATCCGCCCGTCGTTATATTCAGCCTGGCAGAACATCGTACGTGTTGAGCAGGAAACCGATGCCACACCACGTATTTACGATGTGGTGGGACCGATTTGTGAAACCGGTGATTTCATCGGTAAAGACCGTGAACTGGCAATAAAACCGGGAGACTTACTGGCGGTTCGCAGCGCCGGCGCCTATGGTTTTGTTATGGCCTCAAACTACAACAGCCGCTGCCGCCCGCCGGAAATTATGGTGGATGGTGACCAGGTAATTGTGGTGCGTGAACGAGAAAATCAAAAAGATCTCTGGAAAGGTGAGTGCAAACTTACGTAA
- the lptM gene encoding LPS translocon maturation chaperone LptM: MRRKPFFLIVLLIFISGLSACGYRGALYLPEESQDNQQTPAGTPADQSGDTQ, from the coding sequence GTGCGCAGAAAACCCTTCTTTTTAATCGTGCTGCTGATATTCATTAGTGGTCTGTCAGCATGCGGCTATCGCGGGGCACTCTATCTTCCAGAAGAGTCTCAGGACAACCAGCAAACTCCAGCCGGAACACCCGCCGACCAATCCGGAGACACTCAGTAA
- a CDS encoding MJ1255/VC2487 family glycosyltransferase — MRILYGVQGTGNGHIARARIMAAAFAQRDDFTVDFVFSGRDEDKYFDMEVFGPYRTFRGLTFITSHGQVDRIATLKANRPGQFWQDVRNFDVTGYDLLINDFEPVTAWAAKRAGLPSISISHQACFTYTVPKAGDGIINKLILKYFAPTQVQLGVHWFHFNQPIVPPFVADERLASPSKSHVLVYLPFEHVDDIRLMLEPLTDQQFVCYHPSIKGHYESGHISWNPPSKAGFQHHLQHCNGVIANGGFELSSEALHLGKKLLIKPLHGQFEQLSNVLTLDKMGLCHSLFQLDTDIVEEWLDAPENEAIQFPQDPSLLINWLKQGDLNDTRTLCDALWEQVEYGDKTKERLLTLAI; from the coding sequence ATGAGAATTCTTTACGGCGTGCAGGGGACCGGCAACGGTCATATTGCCCGCGCACGCATCATGGCTGCAGCTTTTGCACAGCGCGACGACTTCACCGTTGATTTTGTATTTTCCGGACGGGATGAAGACAAGTATTTCGATATGGAGGTATTTGGTCCGTACCGCACCTTCCGTGGTCTTACTTTTATTACCAGTCACGGTCAGGTAGACCGCATCGCAACGCTCAAAGCAAACCGTCCCGGTCAGTTCTGGCAGGATGTGCGTAACTTTGATGTCACCGGCTATGACCTTCTTATCAACGACTTTGAACCGGTCACCGCCTGGGCAGCAAAACGTGCGGGATTACCGTCTATCTCTATCAGCCATCAGGCATGTTTCACTTATACCGTCCCGAAAGCCGGCGACGGTATTATCAATAAGCTCATCCTGAAATACTTTGCACCCACGCAGGTACAGCTGGGCGTACACTGGTTTCACTTTAACCAGCCCATCGTGCCGCCATTTGTCGCTGATGAGCGTCTGGCCTCACCGTCAAAAAGTCATGTTCTGGTTTATCTGCCTTTTGAACACGTGGATGACATCCGCCTGATGCTGGAGCCGTTAACCGACCAGCAATTTGTGTGCTATCACCCGTCAATCAAGGGCCATTACGAAAGTGGCCATATCAGTTGGAATCCCCCTTCCAAGGCAGGCTTTCAGCATCACTTACAGCATTGTAATGGCGTGATCGCTAACGGCGGCTTTGAGCTGTCCAGTGAAGCATTACATCTGGGCAAAAAGCTGCTGATTAAGCCGTTACACGGCCAGTTTGAACAATTATCGAACGTACTCACGTTAGATAAAATGGGACTATGTCATTCCCTTTTTCAGCTCGACACTGACATTGTGGAAGAGTGGCTGGATGCACCTGAAAATGAGGCAATTCAGTTCCCTCAGGACCCTTCACTATTGATCAACTGGCTGAAACAAGGTGACCTCAATGACACCCGTACTCTGTGCGATGCACTGTGGGAACAAGTGGAATATGGCGATAAAACGAAAGAGCGTTTATTGACGCTTGCAATTTAG
- a CDS encoding phosphatase PAP2 family protein: MTKADTDLFFWLYRLTQKRNCTGVIWLSKTGDGYLYFIIGMLLWAFEPEHGELFLYTALMAYGLELPVYVVLKRMFKRPRPCDLLNNFTAHVTPSDKFSLPSGHTAAAWLMASIVAHFYPPFAILAYSWAALIGLSRILLGVHYPTDVIAGALLGLTIASASLMILG, encoded by the coding sequence TTGACCAAAGCTGATACTGATTTGTTTTTTTGGCTTTACCGACTCACACAAAAGCGTAACTGTACCGGCGTTATCTGGTTGTCAAAAACCGGAGACGGCTATCTGTACTTCATCATCGGTATGCTGCTGTGGGCTTTCGAGCCTGAACACGGCGAACTGTTTCTGTATACCGCACTGATGGCCTACGGACTCGAACTGCCGGTATATGTAGTGCTGAAACGTATGTTCAAGCGTCCCCGCCCCTGCGATTTATTGAATAACTTCACGGCCCACGTTACGCCGTCAGATAAATTCAGTCTGCCATCCGGGCACACCGCCGCAGCCTGGCTGATGGCCAGCATCGTAGCGCATTTTTATCCGCCTTTTGCCATTCTGGCTTACAGTTGGGCTGCGCTGATTGGGCTGTCCCGTATTTTGCTGGGTGTGCACTACCCTACCGACGTGATAGCCGGTGCACTTCTGGGCTTAACAATTGCTTCTGCGAGCTTAATGATACTGGGGTAG
- the rraA gene encoding ribonuclease E activity regulator RraA: MDYNTSELCDLFADSVDVVDPMFVSYGGRYSFGGEVTTIKCFEDRGLIDRVLAQPGAGKVLLIDGGGSTRRALLDAASAQLAIDNDWEGIVCYGSVREVDTLADLDIGILAVASIPVNAETESTGEVDVPVNFGGVTFLPEDHLYADSTGVILSPEPLDLD, encoded by the coding sequence ATGGACTATAACACTTCTGAATTATGCGATTTATTTGCAGACAGCGTAGATGTGGTCGACCCCATGTTTGTCAGTTATGGCGGACGTTATTCGTTTGGTGGTGAAGTCACAACCATTAAGTGTTTTGAAGATCGCGGGTTGATAGACCGCGTACTGGCGCAGCCGGGTGCAGGAAAAGTATTGCTGATTGATGGTGGCGGTTCTACCCGCCGTGCATTACTTGATGCCGCTTCAGCCCAGCTTGCAATCGATAACGACTGGGAAGGCATTGTTTGTTACGGCAGTGTCCGTGAAGTGGATACTCTGGCAGATTTAGACATCGGCATTCTGGCTGTGGCGTCTATTCCGGTGAATGCGGAAACGGAAAGTACCGGCGAGGTGGATGTGCCGGTTAATTTCGGCGGTGTAACCTTCCTGCCGGAAGATCATCTGTATGCCGACAGCACAGGCGTTATTTTATCGCCGGAGCCGCTGGATCTAGACTAA
- a CDS encoding S1/P1 nuclease produces MQAFAKRTIALSFCLASTMMTSLPAFGWGQTGHRVTGAIAEKHLTPAAKAAIVKLLPNESLAEASTYPDEMRSAPGEFWRKTSPPWHYVTVPEGHEYHEVGAPEQGDAYTALQHFTTVLKDTKASREDRQVALRFIVHIIGDLHQPLHAGNGTDRGGNSVKVRFFWQDSNLHTVWDSKMLDSKQLSYTEWTDWLDKKITTKNLKDWQALDPNVWIKESTEIRDTIYPEDANDMSYDYVYDFLPVAKTRLQQAGVRIAAYLNNVFANTK; encoded by the coding sequence ATGCAGGCGTTTGCTAAACGGACTATTGCACTTTCTTTCTGCCTGGCATCGACCATGATGACGAGCCTGCCCGCCTTTGGCTGGGGACAAACCGGTCACCGTGTTACCGGCGCAATTGCAGAAAAACATCTGACTCCCGCTGCCAAAGCGGCCATTGTTAAGCTTCTGCCAAATGAATCACTGGCTGAAGCGTCTACGTATCCTGACGAAATGCGTTCAGCCCCCGGCGAATTCTGGCGTAAAACTTCGCCCCCCTGGCACTATGTCACTGTGCCGGAAGGTCATGAATATCATGAAGTAGGAGCGCCCGAACAGGGAGATGCGTACACGGCACTTCAGCATTTCACCACGGTACTGAAAGACACCAAAGCCAGCAGAGAAGACCGCCAGGTCGCACTGCGCTTTATTGTGCATATCATTGGCGATCTCCATCAGCCTTTGCACGCCGGTAACGGGACTGACAGAGGCGGCAACTCGGTTAAGGTACGCTTCTTCTGGCAGGACAGTAACCTGCACACCGTGTGGGACTCAAAAATGCTGGACTCAAAGCAGTTGTCCTACACGGAGTGGACAGACTGGCTGGATAAGAAAATCACCACGAAAAACCTGAAAGATTGGCAGGCGCTTGATCCCAATGTGTGGATAAAGGAAAGCACGGAAATCCGCGATACGATTTATCCTGAAGACGCCAACGACATGTCTTATGACTATGTGTACGACTTTCTGCCCGTAGCAAAAACCCGTTTGCAGCAGGCCGGTGTCCGCATTGCCGCGTACCTGAACAACGTGTTTGCAAACACGAAATAA